The Synergistaceae bacterium genome contains a region encoding:
- the tig gene encoding trigger factor, whose amino-acid sequence MKTELLGQEKNVVRIKVDFEAEEFSSNLNETIQEIAQKTNIPGFRKGHTPRRVIEMRFGRENLYGEAFQKLISNAVEQVVGDYDLDTIAAPSLSMEDTIQEGKPLSCELTFEVTPEVALPELGEIEVEKLIPKVTDEMVDVMVQNLRREHSVLSPATRPAQEKDVLSVKYVTEVSGPEGEPVKSDEQKGDVDLAESTIRPDVRNALLGKSAGETAEVEFNVEEAHEDKTVAGKKVHYFFTVEEVKERVLPEMAPEFYKKALGTDIESEEAFREELKKRLLARIDADNTSQATMTAVDRIVEKSSLEVPETLVKRQIEFQKERDAADAKKRYGQELSEVLKNNSVNPEDYERNLRATAENIVRRSLVLDEIGKKFDVEVQKTELDGEIDRRAELYGVEPTKLRAIFYKNRETVGRVVEDIRYGKITKIIMENVKVRDVEQLSPASSPNAPEAESAQEQQ is encoded by the coding sequence ATGAAGACGGAGTTACTTGGACAGGAAAAGAACGTAGTGAGGATAAAGGTGGACTTTGAAGCGGAGGAGTTTTCGTCGAATCTGAACGAGACGATTCAGGAAATCGCTCAAAAGACCAACATCCCTGGTTTCCGCAAAGGACATACACCGCGCAGAGTGATCGAGATGCGTTTTGGCCGGGAGAACCTGTACGGCGAAGCTTTCCAAAAGCTGATTTCCAACGCGGTGGAGCAGGTTGTGGGAGACTACGACCTGGATACGATCGCCGCGCCTTCCCTGAGCATGGAGGACACGATTCAGGAAGGAAAACCGCTGTCCTGTGAACTTACGTTCGAAGTGACTCCCGAAGTCGCCCTGCCTGAACTCGGCGAGATCGAGGTTGAAAAACTCATCCCGAAGGTGACGGACGAAATGGTCGATGTGATGGTACAGAACCTTCGGCGGGAACACTCTGTTCTTTCTCCGGCGACCCGTCCCGCTCAGGAAAAGGACGTTCTGTCGGTGAAATACGTGACGGAGGTTTCCGGTCCCGAGGGAGAGCCGGTCAAAAGTGACGAGCAGAAGGGTGATGTGGACCTGGCGGAAAGTACCATCCGACCCGACGTTCGAAACGCCCTTCTGGGGAAGAGCGCCGGAGAAACCGCGGAAGTGGAGTTTAACGTGGAGGAAGCCCACGAGGATAAAACGGTGGCCGGGAAAAAGGTCCATTACTTTTTCACCGTGGAGGAAGTGAAGGAGAGAGTCCTCCCCGAAATGGCCCCGGAGTTCTATAAAAAGGCGCTGGGGACCGACATCGAATCCGAAGAAGCCTTTCGTGAAGAACTGAAAAAACGCCTCCTGGCCCGTATCGATGCGGACAATACCTCTCAGGCCACCATGACGGCCGTCGACCGCATCGTCGAAAAATCCTCTCTGGAAGTTCCCGAGACCCTGGTGAAGCGTCAGATCGAGTTTCAGAAGGAACGCGACGCCGCGGACGCGAAGAAACGCTACGGTCAGGAGCTGAGCGAGGTTCTGAAGAACAATTCGGTGAATCCGGAGGACTACGAGCGCAACCTGCGGGCGACGGCGGAAAACATCGTCCGGCGTTCTCTGGTCCTCGACGAGATCGGGAAGAAATTCGACGTAGAGGTCCAGAAGACGGAGCTTGACGGCGAAATTGACCGCAGAGCTGAACTTTATGGGGTGGAGCCCACGAAACTCCGGGCGATTTTCTATAAGAACAGAGAAACCGTCGGACGCGTGGTGGAAGACATTCGCTATGGAAAGATCACGAAGATCATTATGGAAAACGTCAAAGTTCGGGATGTGGAGCAGCTTTCTCCCGCTTCTTCTCCAAACGCCCCAGAGGCGGAGAGCGCTCAGGAACAACAATAA
- a CDS encoding 2-oxoacid:acceptor oxidoreductase family protein: MADERFEIRIAGSGGQGVILATELIGQAITLYETGLYVVQSQAYGPEARGGKSKAEVVISREPIDYPKVMAPNLQVILTQAAAEEFAVDTVPGGRIVYDDFFVTDLPGIQTSYGSGSVEDSVRRIDARIYTLPIVRTAREKIGKEIVTNMVALGCVGRVLDLEHIASSESLRKAIADHFQVPKIVELNVQAFNEGYELFRQSPLP; the protein is encoded by the coding sequence ATGGCGGACGAGAGATTTGAAATTCGCATTGCGGGTTCCGGAGGTCAGGGAGTTATTTTGGCGACGGAGCTGATTGGACAGGCCATCACCCTCTATGAAACGGGACTTTACGTCGTTCAGTCTCAGGCCTATGGCCCGGAGGCCAGAGGGGGAAAATCGAAGGCCGAGGTGGTGATTTCCAGGGAGCCCATCGATTATCCGAAGGTGATGGCTCCCAACCTGCAGGTGATTCTGACCCAGGCCGCCGCGGAGGAGTTCGCTGTCGACACCGTGCCGGGAGGGCGAATCGTGTATGACGATTTCTTCGTCACCGACCTTCCGGGAATCCAGACGTCCTACGGCAGCGGAAGCGTGGAGGACTCGGTGCGGAGAATCGACGCCCGCATCTACACGCTGCCCATCGTTCGGACGGCCCGGGAAAAAATCGGGAAGGAAATTGTGACCAACATGGTTGCTCTGGGCTGCGTGGGACGCGTTCTGGACCTGGAGCACATCGCTTCCTCCGAATCCCTGCGAAAGGCCATTGCCGATCATTTTCAGGTGCCGAAAATCGTGGAGCTGAATGTTCAGGCCTTCAATGAGGGATACGAACTTTTTCGGCAGAGTCCTTTGCCGTAA
- a CDS encoding 2-oxoacid:ferredoxin oxidoreductase subunit beta, with amino-acid sequence MPSTQVLSWLRTRFMPHIWCPGCGHGIIMHALIRALVALEKDKSQTVIASGIGCSSRMAGYINACTLHSTHGRSLAFSTGIKLHKPQLTVVDVMGDGDCSAIGGNHFIHACRRNIDITAVVMNNNIYGMTGGQASPTTPAGSWASTTPYGAIDPPFDICRLAEGAGASYVARTTIANPRQAEMYIMNGIKRKGFSVIEIVTHCHTQYGRKNDRRLPIENYNFFKEASVPLSKAKTMSPAELKGKLVCGEFVDRESPEYTEQYDKVIEIAQRKG; translated from the coding sequence ATGCCGAGTACGCAAGTGTTGAGTTGGCTCAGAACGAGGTTCATGCCGCATATCTGGTGCCCGGGCTGCGGACACGGGATCATCATGCACGCGCTCATCCGGGCTCTGGTGGCGCTGGAAAAGGATAAAAGCCAGACGGTTATCGCGTCGGGTATCGGATGTTCCAGCCGTATGGCGGGTTATATCAACGCCTGCACGCTGCACTCCACTCACGGCCGGTCTCTGGCCTTCTCCACGGGCATCAAGCTGCACAAGCCCCAGCTGACCGTGGTTGACGTCATGGGAGACGGAGACTGCTCCGCCATCGGGGGCAACCACTTCATTCACGCCTGCCGCCGCAACATCGACATCACCGCGGTGGTCATGAACAACAACATCTATGGCATGACGGGAGGGCAGGCCAGCCCCACCACCCCCGCCGGCTCCTGGGCCTCCACGACGCCCTACGGGGCCATCGATCCGCCCTTTGACATCTGCAGGCTGGCGGAGGGCGCCGGAGCGTCCTACGTGGCGCGAACCACCATCGCCAATCCGCGTCAGGCGGAGATGTACATCATGAACGGCATCAAAAGAAAGGGTTTTTCGGTCATCGAAATCGTCACCCACTGTCATACGCAGTACGGCCGCAAAAATGACCGGCGGCTGCCCATTGAGAACTACAACTTCTTCAAGGAGGCCTCCGTGCCCCTGAGCAAGGCCAAAACCATGTCTCCGGCGGAACTGAAGGGCAAACTGGTGTGCGGGGAGTTCGTGGACAGAGAGAGCCCGGAATACACGGAGCAGTACGACAAAGTTATCGAAATTGCCCAAAGGAAGGGTTAA
- a CDS encoding 2-oxoacid:acceptor oxidoreductase subunit alpha, producing the protein MSDSGKPSNTAFWQGNTALAYGALAAGCNFFGGYPITPSSEIAEVMAQELPKRGGKFIQMEDEIGGIASIIGASIAGAKSLTATSGPGFSLKQENLGLAYIAEIPIVVVDVMRGGPSTGLPTKTAQQDVMQARWGTHGDHATICYSPASVQECYDLAIRAFNMAERFRQPVLILSDEVVGHMREKVTIPEPAKLHIVNRVRPAVPPEKFTPYEPDPLTGVPAMASFGDGYSWHVTGLTTSAWGFPTNNAREIERKMLRLMSKVDRARSEIVDYESESMDGADVVVVAYGSVGRSALRAVRDARRKGIAAGFFRPITLWPFPGEELTRMTLGAKVVLVPELNCGQMVLEVERVMKGRSDVRGINLVNGELFKPSEIRRVIEEVA; encoded by the coding sequence ATGTCTGACAGCGGGAAACCTTCCAATACGGCTTTCTGGCAGGGCAACACGGCTCTGGCGTACGGGGCTCTGGCGGCGGGCTGCAACTTTTTTGGGGGATACCCCATAACGCCTTCGTCGGAAATCGCGGAGGTCATGGCCCAGGAGCTGCCCAAACGGGGCGGAAAGTTCATCCAGATGGAGGACGAAATCGGGGGCATCGCGTCGATCATCGGCGCTTCCATCGCGGGGGCGAAATCCCTCACCGCCACGTCGGGACCGGGTTTTTCCCTGAAACAGGAGAACCTGGGGCTGGCCTACATCGCGGAAATTCCCATCGTGGTGGTGGACGTCATGCGTGGAGGGCCCTCCACGGGGCTGCCCACGAAAACGGCTCAGCAGGATGTCATGCAGGCGCGCTGGGGAACGCATGGCGACCACGCGACGATCTGCTACTCTCCCGCATCCGTGCAGGAGTGCTACGACCTGGCGATCCGGGCGTTCAACATGGCCGAGCGTTTCCGTCAGCCCGTGCTGATTCTCTCCGATGAAGTGGTGGGGCACATGCGCGAAAAGGTGACGATTCCGGAGCCGGCGAAACTGCATATCGTGAATCGCGTACGTCCGGCGGTGCCGCCCGAGAAGTTCACGCCCTACGAGCCGGATCCTCTGACGGGCGTTCCCGCGATGGCCTCGTTCGGAGATGGTTACTCCTGGCACGTGACGGGTCTGACCACCAGCGCCTGGGGATTTCCCACCAACAACGCGAGGGAAATAGAAAGAAAGATGCTGCGTCTGATGAGCAAGGTGGATCGGGCGCGAAGCGAGATCGTGGACTACGAGTCGGAGTCCATGGACGGCGCCGACGTCGTCGTGGTGGCTTACGGCAGCGTGGGAAGATCGGCCCTTCGAGCCGTCCGGGATGCCCGCAGGAAGGGGATTGCGGCCGGATTTTTCCGCCCCATCACCCTTTGGCCCTTCCCCGGCGAAGAACTGACGAGAATGACTCTGGGCGCGAAGGTCGTCCTGGTTCCGGAGTTGAACTGCGGCCAGATGGTTCTTGAGGTGGAGCGCGTTATGAAGGGCAGAAGCGACGTTCGGGGAATCAACCTGGTGAACGGAGAGCTCTTCAAGCCTTCGGAAATCCGGCGTGTCATTGAGGAGGTGGCCTAA
- a CDS encoding 4Fe-4S dicluster domain-containing protein yields the protein MAKKFQVEVSNAWCKGCSLCVGVCPKSVLELSDRMKSTAARMGDCIGCRQCENICPDFAITVTESKEGDGNV from the coding sequence TTGGCCAAAAAATTCCAGGTGGAAGTCAGCAACGCGTGGTGTAAGGGATGTTCACTGTGCGTCGGCGTTTGTCCAAAATCTGTCCTTGAGCTGAGTGATCGCATGAAATCCACGGCGGCGCGGATGGGAGACTGCATTGGATGCCGACAGTGTGAGAATATCTGTCCTGATTTTGCGATTACGGTCACGGAGAGTAAGGAGGGTGATGGAAATGTCTGA
- a CDS encoding HD-GYP domain-containing protein yields the protein MPPEVNDSEQITKKRISLGELREYMTSPARVAEDVVATNGVILLPRGTSLASLLSSVDDVEKNLQRWGITSIPIIIQITLDNEGLDNIMKSVRGQIEDFDPQLAKHAVEQVSSVYSRIGDGTLDSEGYATLVQEGRILAQEVSQAKQVMLCLGRVRSWDEYTYVHSLNVALLGGVLANRLYPGRTEVAECMSIGGILHDLGKARIPKEVLNKPGALTKDEFEIIKKHTEFGEELAVANGVTDPWILAVIRGHHERYNGEGYPDRLMKEQIRKEGRIAAVADVFDALTARRVYKEPIESRVAVSMMIENMGTHFDPEVVRTLLLLIGLYPPGTLVRLSDESLGVVVGSRGKDLMRPQVLLRVDSMGRKVEGIKIVDLSMNPPLHIQQPLEDFGKLDLTASSPA from the coding sequence ATGCCCCCTGAAGTGAACGATTCCGAACAAATTACGAAAAAACGCATTTCTCTCGGCGAGCTGCGGGAATACATGACCAGTCCGGCGCGGGTGGCGGAAGATGTCGTTGCGACCAACGGCGTTATTTTGCTGCCCAGGGGAACCTCCCTGGCGTCGCTGCTCTCCTCTGTGGACGATGTCGAAAAAAATCTGCAGCGATGGGGGATTACCTCCATTCCCATCATCATCCAGATCACTTTGGACAACGAGGGACTGGACAACATTATGAAGTCCGTAAGAGGGCAGATCGAAGATTTCGATCCGCAGCTGGCCAAACACGCGGTGGAGCAGGTGAGCAGCGTTTACAGCCGTATTGGCGATGGAACCCTTGACTCCGAGGGATACGCGACCCTCGTTCAGGAAGGGCGCATTCTGGCTCAGGAGGTGTCTCAGGCGAAGCAGGTGATGCTTTGCCTGGGGCGGGTGCGAAGCTGGGACGAGTACACCTATGTCCATTCCCTGAACGTCGCTCTTCTGGGCGGCGTGCTGGCGAATCGCCTTTATCCCGGACGCACGGAAGTTGCCGAGTGCATGTCCATCGGGGGCATTTTGCACGATTTGGGGAAGGCGCGCATCCCCAAAGAGGTTTTGAACAAGCCGGGTGCTCTGACAAAAGATGAATTTGAAATTATCAAAAAACACACGGAGTTTGGAGAGGAGCTGGCTGTCGCCAATGGAGTTACCGACCCCTGGATACTTGCGGTGATTCGCGGGCATCACGAACGGTATAACGGCGAGGGGTATCCCGACCGCCTTATGAAGGAGCAGATTCGGAAGGAAGGCAGAATTGCGGCCGTGGCGGACGTTTTCGACGCCCTGACCGCCAGGAGGGTCTACAAGGAACCCATAGAGAGTCGAGTTGCGGTGTCGATGATGATCGAAAACATGGGAACCCATTTCGATCCGGAGGTGGTCAGGACGCTTTTGCTGCTGATCGGGCTTTACCCTCCGGGGACACTGGTGAGGCTTTCCGACGAAAGTCTGGGAGTTGTGGTGGGTTCCAGAGGAAAGGATCTGATGCGGCCTCAGGTTTTGCTGCGAGTCGACTCCATGGGACGGAAAGTGGAAGGTATTAAAATCGTGGATCTCAGCATGAATCCCCCCCTCCATATTCAACAGCCTCTCGAGGACTTCGGAAAACTGGATTTAACCGCTTCATCACCGGCCTGA
- a CDS encoding DUF4365 domain-containing protein, translating to MAERIAVYAASRISARLPELIFREQREGDTGLNAHLEIVEEYPRMGKMIGLQIRSDENARLERSARGYVCRGDMVHLAYWLQHAVPVLVMIYEQKNDRILWEFAGTDTIEIDGAEWELVVPHDHVYGSEAVPAISELPCYSPYLSRLALDRTWMELIEAGRDISVELEEWINRPSDQGTLRLCVGGASGGGAESIYDWAFRTAPDMPHVFRLPALFPWASLSVDEDFYREKESNPPSDAFPIRPWTVEAGEIARFTLKLSLNELGRSFLTTERFLRRGEFPRTVPAGKIGDAYESGLKFRLHKKA from the coding sequence ATGGCCGAGCGTATTGCTGTTTATGCGGCGAGCCGAATATCCGCCCGATTGCCGGAGCTGATATTTCGAGAACAGCGCGAGGGCGACACCGGTCTCAACGCCCATCTGGAAATTGTGGAAGAATATCCGAGGATGGGCAAGATGATCGGTCTGCAAATCCGTTCGGATGAGAACGCCAGACTGGAACGCAGTGCACGGGGGTATGTCTGTCGGGGAGATATGGTTCATCTGGCCTACTGGCTTCAGCATGCCGTTCCCGTTCTCGTAATGATTTACGAGCAGAAAAACGACCGCATTCTGTGGGAGTTCGCGGGTACGGACACGATAGAAATAGACGGAGCCGAATGGGAACTGGTGGTCCCTCACGATCACGTCTACGGATCGGAGGCCGTTCCGGCCATCTCCGAATTGCCCTGCTACAGCCCGTACCTTTCGCGTCTGGCTCTGGACAGAACCTGGATGGAGCTGATCGAAGCGGGACGGGATATTTCGGTGGAGCTGGAGGAATGGATCAACCGCCCGTCGGACCAGGGAACCCTGCGTCTGTGTGTCGGCGGCGCCAGCGGCGGCGGGGCGGAGTCCATTTACGACTGGGCCTTCCGCACGGCTCCGGATATGCCCCACGTCTTTCGTCTGCCCGCGCTTTTCCCCTGGGCGAGTTTATCCGTGGATGAGGACTTTTATCGGGAAAAGGAGTCGAATCCACCTTCCGACGCGTTCCCCATTCGCCCCTGGACGGTGGAAGCCGGCGAAATCGCCCGTTTTACGCTGAAACTCTCCCTGAACGAGCTGGGTCGGTCTTTTTTGACGACAGAGCGTTTTCTGAGACGCGGAGAATTTCCGAGAACCGTGCCTGCGGGGAAAATCGGCGATGCTTACGAATCGGGTCTCAAGTTCAGGCTCCATAAAAAGGCATAA
- a CDS encoding DMT family transporter — MDWVLMNQSSQKTQNENCAPAEGGTGLRMWLADGMLVLCAFLWGLGFVAMKEALDVYPTFWLLFFRFSLGALLMGIVFPRRILSCSRRDLIGGTTIGCLLFLAMGVQTLGLIFTTAGKQAFLTAGYVVMVPLLVWARRRIFPGWTTTLGSLICFTGMRLLISNADGPLNIGDVLTIFSALFFAMQIIAIGHFAADGDPMVLTFVQFVVTALLSLLATFPAGETLVFQGSRGLKEVLFSAFFCTFLCFLIQNLGQKYTSSTHASLLLGLESVFGALSGIFLLGETFTFQMGVGCALIFGSVLLVELAPAFLKNFSCRLRQ; from the coding sequence ATGGACTGGGTTCTCATGAATCAAAGCTCGCAGAAAACACAAAACGAAAATTGCGCTCCCGCGGAGGGCGGAACCGGACTGCGGATGTGGCTGGCCGATGGAATGCTGGTGCTTTGCGCTTTCCTTTGGGGGCTGGGCTTCGTGGCCATGAAGGAAGCCCTCGACGTCTATCCCACCTTCTGGCTTTTGTTTTTCCGCTTCAGCCTGGGCGCTCTGCTGATGGGAATCGTGTTTCCCCGACGTATTCTGTCGTGCTCAAGACGCGACCTCATCGGAGGAACGACCATCGGCTGCCTGCTGTTTCTGGCCATGGGGGTTCAAACTCTGGGGCTCATTTTTACGACCGCCGGGAAACAGGCGTTTCTCACGGCCGGATACGTGGTCATGGTGCCCCTTCTGGTCTGGGCGCGGCGCAGAATTTTCCCCGGATGGACCACGACGCTGGGGTCCCTGATTTGTTTTACGGGGATGAGGCTCCTGATCTCCAATGCCGACGGGCCTCTCAACATCGGCGACGTGCTCACCATTTTTTCGGCCCTGTTTTTCGCCATGCAGATCATCGCCATCGGACATTTCGCCGCCGACGGCGACCCCATGGTTCTGACCTTCGTCCAGTTCGTCGTCACCGCCCTGCTTTCTCTGCTGGCGACCTTTCCGGCGGGAGAAACTCTGGTCTTTCAGGGTTCCAGAGGGCTGAAAGAGGTTCTGTTTTCAGCGTTTTTCTGCACGTTTCTCTGTTTTTTGATTCAAAACCTGGGGCAGAAGTACACGAGTTCCACCCACGCCTCCCTCCTTCTGGGGCTGGAGTCCGTGTTCGGGGCTCTGAGCGGCATCTTCCTACTGGGCGAGACCTTCACTTTTCAGATGGGGGTCGGCTGCGCCCTGATCTTCGGCTCCGTCCTTCTCGTGGAGCTGGCCCCCGCTTTCCTGAAAAACTTCTCCTGCCGCCTCCGGCAATGA